Below is a genomic region from Triplophysa dalaica isolate WHDGS20190420 unplaced genomic scaffold, ASM1584641v1 Contig4, whole genome shotgun sequence.
tactgcacctctttcTCTTACTGCACcacttcctcttactgcacctcttccagcacctcttcctcttactgcacctcttcctcttcctgcacctcttcctcttactgcacctcttccagcacctcttactgcacctcttccttttactgcacctcttcctcttactgcacctcttcctcttactgcacctcttcctcttcctgcacctcttccagcacctcttactgcacctcttcctcttactgcacctctttctcttactgcacctcttccagcTTCCTCTTCCACAATCCCATCACCTGCCTCTCCCCTCAGTCCTGCTGCTGGTGCAAAGCCATCACCcctgaaagaaaagaagatgaaaatGGAAATGCGTGTGTTAAAAAGGCAGAAAAGGGTTCTTGATGCAAAAGAGAGGCTAATACAATTAAAGTCTGAATATTACACTCTAAAGATTGCAAAAATGCAAAGGGAATAAACACACTTAAATTGAgcaaaaatgtgtctttactCATTTGTGCATATGTGATTATTTACCTAAAGTGTGTATAGACAAAGTGATCCCTGAATGCCAGTCCACATTGTTCCACTTCATCAACaaattctctgtgttcatcatcattatcatcatcatcatcgtcaaaCTCATCACCATCTTCTGTCTGTGGTATGTTCCTTTGCCGGCACAGGTTGTGAAGAAGCGCACACACAGTGATCACTTTACTCGTCTTCTCTGGACTAAGGCGGATTTCACTATGTAAAACGTGGAAACGTCGCTTTAGCTGTCCAATCCCCCTTTCCACCACGCTGCGTGTCTTCTTGTGTGCTCTGAAACATACACCAAGGAACAGTAAACATTATTGATTTAACCAACAACACCAAGAGCcaccattataatttttaaaaagctttgacATTGTGGTCATGCTATTGAATTATGGCATCTAAATAATATAGCCAACATGTGCACTTACCTATTGTAATTTAACTGTGGTCCCACTTGTGGACGGAGGTAAGGTGTAAGGAGCCACGACTTACAGGGATAGCCACTGTCCCCCACCAAGTGACATCCAGCTGGCACATGATGTCTCTCAAACAGTTGCCTCAGACCACTTTCCATCAATATCCTCGAGTCATGAGTGGATCCAGGCCACTTTGCAACAACATCGAGAATTGTGAAGTTTGCATCGAACACAATCTGGGTATTGATGGAGTGGGTTTTCTTTCTATTCACAAACACGTCCTCATCCTGATGTGGTACAATTAGTTTAATATGGGTCC
It encodes:
- the LOC130416969 gene encoding putative nuclease HARBI1 codes for the protein MAVRRSVLETLNDTELIQRYRLNREGILIVVDLVRDAITAPTIRNNPIRAQLKCLTTLRYLATGKMQLCNADDLAISQPSVSRSIHQTINALCRPHIIRQFISFPLDIRQLQRNKASFMDIAGVPGVVGAIDGTHIKLIVPHQDEDVFVNRKKTHSINTQIVFDANFTILDVVAKWPGSTHDSRILMESGLRQLFERHHVPAGCHLVGDSGYPCKSWLLTPYLRPQVGPQLNYNRAHKKTRSVVERGIGQLKRRFHVLHSEIRLSPEKTSKVITVCALLHNLCRQRNIPQTEDGDEFDDDDDDNDDEHREFVDEVEQCGLAFRDHFVYTHFRGDGFAPAAGLRGEAGDGIVEEEAGRGAASVVSELTNDLKLRVTKDKMKQLRASNTLIPMRSFFDLTEHQRPESEETEAYTSQDTGSEHISTSGSC